A genome region from Paenibacillus pabuli includes the following:
- a CDS encoding Spo0B domain-containing protein produces the protein MKSWKRVPWIAACSLLIPLVFVMLYPAAISSAVCALWSVAVIFVSMNVMRRQAEAERRTIIQSMEKTAIASLNHHRHDWMNDLQVLYGYLRLGKLDKSVQCVERIKERVTEESRISKLGIPSLVFYLQSFRASGAALELHVEVEEELQLSALISPEDGESLTGAIADAIRAYQYGGGRSSWGEVRKLTLNFGQDHGDVVVRLDGDQTPDPETLRQLNAVLKGKKVRTEQLPSEDTFIQFRMPCGI, from the coding sequence ATGAAATCTTGGAAAAGAGTGCCGTGGATTGCGGCATGTTCACTTCTGATTCCTTTGGTTTTCGTTATGCTGTATCCGGCAGCCATTTCGAGTGCTGTATGCGCATTGTGGTCCGTGGCCGTAATCTTTGTTTCAATGAATGTGATGAGGAGACAGGCGGAAGCGGAACGCAGAACCATCATACAATCTATGGAAAAGACAGCAATTGCATCACTAAATCATCATCGGCATGATTGGATGAACGATCTTCAGGTGTTATATGGATATCTTCGGCTGGGCAAACTTGATAAATCCGTGCAATGTGTGGAAAGAATAAAAGAACGGGTAACCGAGGAAAGTCGGATTTCCAAATTAGGCATTCCCTCACTCGTTTTTTATCTTCAGTCTTTTCGTGCCAGTGGCGCCGCTCTGGAATTGCATGTGGAAGTCGAGGAAGAGTTGCAGCTTAGTGCTCTGATCTCTCCCGAGGATGGCGAGTCGCTTACGGGCGCAATTGCAGATGCAATCAGAGCCTATCAATACGGTGGCGGCCGGTCGTCTTGGGGAGAGGTTCGCAAACTGACCTTGAACTTCGGACAAGACCATGGGGATGTGGTTGTTCGGCTGGACGGGGATCAAACACCCGATCCGGAAACATTGCGGCAGCTTAATGCCGTACTCAAAGGAAAAAAAGTCAGAACGGAGCAGCTTCCGTCTGAAGACACGTTTATACAATTTAGAATGCCGTGTGGAATATAG
- a CDS encoding ribosomal-processing cysteine protease Prp, whose translation MIIVQIFRNDDESIDRFSIKGHANFAKRGEDIVCAGVSAVTVGTVNSIEALTGVEMDAKMKNGFLSASLPVLERDGTWSQVQLLLESMVLMLTDIAESYGKYIKIEQLK comes from the coding sequence GTGATTATCGTTCAAATCTTTCGTAACGATGACGAGAGCATCGATCGCTTTTCCATCAAAGGGCATGCCAATTTTGCCAAGCGGGGAGAAGATATCGTATGTGCCGGGGTATCCGCTGTTACAGTGGGTACGGTGAATTCGATCGAAGCACTGACGGGTGTCGAAATGGATGCCAAAATGAAGAATGGCTTTTTAAGCGCTTCTTTGCCAGTGTTGGAGAGAGACGGAACTTGGTCCCAGGTGCAATTGCTGCTCGAATCTATGGTTCTTATGCTCACTGATATTGCAGAGTCATACGGGAAGTATATTAAGATAGAGCAACTCAAATAA
- a CDS encoding Rne/Rng family ribonuclease: MKQMIVHNEHNLMQMALLEEGKAVEFTAERTRERGLLGSFFKGRVVNVLPGMQAAFVDIGQKKNAFLYVDDVLHPHLEKQPKVKPSISELLRPGQDVIVQVLKEPVGGKGARVTTHYSLPGRWLVYMPIADYIAVSKKIAREGDRSRLKALGDQLRRGEEGLIIRTVSAEEQREAIEADLETLREQWRLICEKADSLPSPSLLHRDHSMVQRIIRDVYTPGSDEVITDSEGQAREVKALLEEICPGHQPKVQVYRGEESIFAAYGVQEQLNKDFARKVWLPGGGYIVIDHTEALTVVDVNTGKFTGGGGDSLEETVTETNMQAAVEIARLMRLRDIGGMIIVDFIDMEEATNRQEVAAALEAELKKDRTKAFVMGWTKLGLLELTRKKVREESTLPYVEPCSSCHGTGKRYISPLH, from the coding sequence ATGAAACAAATGATCGTACATAATGAACACAACCTCATGCAAATGGCGCTTCTGGAAGAAGGCAAAGCTGTGGAATTTACGGCAGAACGTACACGCGAACGTGGGCTGCTAGGTTCGTTTTTCAAAGGACGGGTCGTCAATGTATTACCGGGTATGCAGGCTGCTTTTGTGGATATAGGTCAGAAAAAAAATGCCTTTCTATATGTGGATGATGTCCTGCACCCTCATTTGGAGAAACAACCCAAGGTGAAGCCTTCCATCTCCGAATTGCTTCGTCCAGGTCAGGATGTCATCGTTCAGGTTCTGAAAGAGCCGGTAGGAGGCAAAGGAGCCCGGGTGACGACACACTACTCACTGCCGGGCCGATGGCTTGTCTACATGCCGATAGCGGACTACATAGCCGTTTCCAAGAAGATTGCCCGTGAAGGGGATCGCTCCCGTCTCAAAGCCTTGGGTGATCAGCTCAGAAGGGGAGAGGAAGGGCTTATCATTCGAACCGTATCCGCAGAGGAGCAGCGTGAAGCCATTGAGGCTGACTTGGAAACGTTGCGTGAGCAGTGGCGTTTGATATGCGAGAAAGCTGACAGTTTGCCTTCACCGAGCCTGTTGCATCGGGATCACAGTATGGTACAGCGAATTATCCGGGATGTGTATACACCAGGCAGCGATGAGGTGATTACAGATAGTGAAGGACAAGCCCGTGAAGTGAAGGCTTTGCTTGAGGAGATCTGTCCAGGCCATCAGCCGAAGGTGCAGGTTTACCGGGGCGAGGAGTCGATCTTTGCTGCGTATGGTGTCCAGGAGCAGCTTAACAAGGATTTTGCGCGGAAAGTATGGCTACCCGGTGGTGGTTATATCGTCATAGATCATACGGAGGCTCTTACTGTGGTGGATGTTAATACAGGCAAATTCACCGGAGGCGGTGGGGATAGCTTGGAAGAAACCGTAACGGAAACCAACATGCAGGCAGCCGTTGAGATCGCACGTTTGATGCGTTTACGGGACATTGGCGGCATGATTATTGTGGACTTTATTGATATGGAGGAAGCGACCAATCGGCAGGAAGTGGCTGCAGCGCTGGAAGCCGAACTCAAAAAAGACCGAACCAAGGCATTTGTCATGGGCTGGACCAAGCTGGGTCTGCTTGAACTTACGCGTAAAAAAGTCCGGGAAGAAAGTACACTTCCTTATGTGGAGCCTTGTTCCTCATGTCATGGGACAGGTAAAAGATATATTTCGCCATTGCATTGA
- the rpmA gene encoding 50S ribosomal protein L27 → MLKLNLQLFASKKGVGSTKNGRDSRAQRLGVKRADGQTVTGGSILVRQRGTKIHPGTNVGIGKDDTLFAKVDGVVKFERWGRDRKKVSIYPVDVAPVAAAVKA, encoded by the coding sequence ATGTTGAAATTAAATCTTCAGTTATTCGCATCGAAAAAAGGTGTAGGTTCCACGAAGAACGGTCGTGACAGTAGAGCGCAACGCCTTGGCGTTAAGCGTGCTGACGGTCAAACAGTAACTGGTGGTAGCATTCTTGTTCGCCAACGCGGAACAAAAATTCACCCAGGTACGAACGTGGGTATCGGTAAAGATGACACTTTGTTTGCGAAAGTGGACGGCGTTGTGAAATTCGAACGTTGGGGACGCGATCGCAAAAAAGTAAGCATTTACCCTGTGGACGTTGCTCCAGTAGCAGCTGCAGTAAAAGCATAA
- a CDS encoding M50 family metallopeptidase, whose product MIRLWGVRISLHPFFVIVMLASLATGHFIELITLFAIVFIHECGHAAAAALLGCRVLSIQMLPFGGVAVIEDGGRLTAGREIVIALAGPLQNILMIGITLLLQYANLGDPVFLAYIIQGNLLIALFNLLPVLPLDGGKIVQALVSLVAPYYTTLMWTYRISILCSTGVILFAISKWINGDYGLPLNILLIGLFLFYSNITDYRNVPYRFIRFLMNREGAFAHHAATGSLAQPIISFPAKPLDTILRLLKREKYHMVYVMNRQGRIMAVLPEQRIIGSYFKQNTDKL is encoded by the coding sequence TTGATTAGGTTATGGGGTGTACGCATATCGCTGCATCCGTTTTTTGTCATCGTTATGCTGGCTTCCTTGGCTACTGGACATTTTATCGAACTGATCACGCTGTTTGCGATCGTATTTATTCATGAATGTGGACATGCTGCGGCGGCAGCCCTACTGGGCTGCCGTGTCCTGTCAATTCAGATGCTTCCTTTTGGCGGCGTGGCCGTTATTGAAGACGGGGGGAGGCTTACGGCTGGCCGGGAAATCGTAATTGCGCTGGCGGGCCCCCTGCAAAATATATTGATGATCGGTATCACTTTGCTGCTGCAATACGCCAACCTGGGAGACCCGGTATTCTTGGCGTATATTATCCAAGGGAATCTGCTGATCGCCCTGTTTAACCTGCTGCCCGTGCTTCCACTGGATGGGGGAAAGATCGTGCAGGCGCTGGTTAGTCTCGTTGCTCCCTATTATACGACACTAATGTGGACCTACCGGATTAGCATCCTGTGCAGTACAGGTGTTATTTTGTTTGCCATCAGCAAATGGATCAATGGAGACTACGGGCTGCCTCTGAATATATTGCTAATTGGTCTTTTTCTGTTCTATTCCAACATTACCGATTATCGAAACGTGCCTTACCGCTTTATCCGTTTTTTGATGAATCGGGAAGGTGCATTTGCCCATCATGCGGCTACAGGCAGTTTGGCGCAGCCGATAATCTCATTTCCGGCGAAACCTTTGGATACTATTCTGCGTCTATTAAAGAGAGAGAAATATCATATGGTATATGTGATGAACAGACAGGGACGAATTATGGCCGTTTTGCCTGAACAGCGTATTATCGGTTCTTATTTCAAGCAAAACACAGACAAACTGTAA
- the obgE gene encoding GTPase ObgE, giving the protein MFVDKAKIYVKAGDGGDGIISFRREKYVPNGGPAGGDGGRGADIIFRVDEGLRTLMDFRYQRHFKAPRGEKGRNKSQHGANAENMIVRIPPGTVILDEDSGEVLADLTRHGQQVVVARGGRGGRGNIRFATPNNPAPELAENGEEGEERYIVLELKVMADVGLVGFPSVGKSTLLSVVSAAKPKIGAYHFTTITPNLGVVGVGEGRSFVMADLPGLIEGAHEGIGLGHEFLRHVERTRIIIHVVDMSGSEGRDPFEDWVKINDELKLYNPVLAERPQIVAANKMDMPESEENLEQFMQKVREVQPDIEIMPISSLTRQGIQELLYRAADLLDQIPDEVVVEEVADISERKVYSLDKKEDEGFRIVRENEIFVVESAKIDRMMKRMQLNSHEAILKLARTLRHMGVDEELRKRGAEEGTIVRIGDFEFEFVEGSSYY; this is encoded by the coding sequence ATGTTTGTAGATAAAGCGAAGATTTATGTAAAAGCAGGAGACGGAGGAGACGGAATTATTTCGTTCCGTCGTGAGAAGTATGTACCAAACGGCGGACCTGCCGGGGGTGATGGAGGCAGAGGAGCTGACATCATTTTCCGCGTGGATGAAGGTTTGCGTACGTTGATGGATTTTCGTTACCAGCGTCACTTCAAGGCCCCGCGTGGTGAGAAGGGACGTAATAAAAGTCAGCATGGTGCGAACGCTGAGAACATGATTGTGCGTATCCCACCTGGGACTGTGATTTTGGATGAAGACAGTGGAGAAGTATTGGCAGATCTGACGCGTCATGGCCAACAGGTTGTCGTTGCGCGTGGGGGCCGAGGCGGCCGAGGGAATATCCGGTTTGCAACACCGAACAATCCAGCTCCTGAACTTGCCGAAAATGGTGAAGAGGGTGAAGAACGCTATATTGTGCTTGAGCTTAAAGTTATGGCGGATGTGGGTTTGGTTGGTTTCCCGAGTGTCGGGAAATCTACACTGTTGTCGGTTGTATCAGCGGCGAAGCCGAAGATCGGAGCCTATCACTTTACGACCATTACGCCTAACCTGGGTGTAGTGGGTGTAGGTGAAGGACGCAGCTTCGTTATGGCTGACTTGCCAGGATTGATTGAAGGTGCTCATGAAGGCATCGGACTTGGACATGAGTTTTTGCGCCATGTCGAACGTACCCGCATCATTATTCACGTTGTGGATATGTCTGGTTCGGAAGGACGCGATCCGTTTGAGGACTGGGTCAAAATCAACGACGAGCTGAAGCTGTACAATCCGGTACTCGCGGAGAGACCTCAGATTGTGGCAGCCAACAAAATGGATATGCCGGAATCGGAAGAGAATCTGGAGCAATTTATGCAAAAGGTTCGTGAAGTTCAACCAGATATCGAAATCATGCCGATCTCGTCTCTCACTCGTCAAGGAATTCAAGAACTCCTGTATCGTGCGGCCGATCTGCTTGATCAGATTCCGGACGAAGTCGTGGTGGAAGAAGTAGCGGACATATCTGAACGCAAAGTGTACAGTCTGGATAAGAAAGAAGACGAAGGCTTCCGGATTGTGCGGGAGAATGAAATCTTTGTTGTGGAGAGTGCCAAGATTGATCGCATGATGAAACGGATGCAGCTGAACTCGCATGAGGCCATCCTTAAACTGGCGCGTACACTGCGTCATATGGGTGTGGATGAAGAGCTCCGTAAACGTGGTGCTGAAGAAGGCACGATTGTGCGTATTGGCGATTTCGAATTTGAATTCG
- a CDS encoding M23 family metallopeptidase encodes MNTKLRIKQRREERIRRLLDGAAMELMQEANSGSGKKVSESPRPTTSFDIQGQTRHVGSLMSDQERDPEWLWKKENGHYGPGGHARFNLMKSLVRRTVVSALVFGAVWGLFQLNASWTSSPKTVIADALHRDMDFASAALWYERHFGGTPSFLPVLGHTTDVVNGSGVRSLLGKPLSGTIVQPFALSMKGIEIVPDAEGTGLVQVVSSDAGRVLQVLGDAENGITVVIQHTGNLTAIYGRLNESEVEANDWVEAGNVVGTLKSTGGEQPATLYFAVKEGEEYVDPAEVVALD; translated from the coding sequence ATGAATACGAAACTTCGAATCAAGCAGAGAAGAGAAGAACGCATTCGGCGGTTGCTGGATGGTGCTGCGATGGAGCTTATGCAGGAAGCGAACTCTGGGTCAGGCAAGAAGGTTTCCGAAAGCCCAAGACCTACTACTTCTTTTGATATACAGGGTCAGACAAGACATGTTGGATCACTCATGTCAGATCAGGAAAGGGATCCCGAATGGCTTTGGAAAAAAGAGAACGGACATTACGGTCCAGGTGGTCATGCACGTTTTAACTTGATGAAATCGCTGGTGCGAAGAACAGTAGTTAGTGCATTGGTTTTTGGTGCGGTGTGGGGACTGTTTCAACTCAATGCGTCATGGACATCATCCCCCAAAACGGTAATTGCAGATGCGCTGCACCGGGATATGGACTTTGCCTCGGCAGCTCTCTGGTATGAACGGCACTTTGGAGGAACGCCGTCTTTCCTCCCGGTGTTGGGCCACACGACAGATGTTGTTAATGGTTCCGGGGTTAGATCATTATTGGGTAAACCCCTCTCGGGGACAATTGTTCAACCGTTTGCGCTGAGTATGAAGGGCATAGAGATCGTCCCGGATGCAGAGGGGACTGGATTGGTACAGGTAGTCAGTTCGGATGCAGGGCGTGTCCTGCAAGTTCTTGGTGATGCAGAGAATGGGATAACCGTAGTCATCCAGCATACCGGCAACTTGACTGCGATATACGGCCGGCTGAACGAGAGCGAAGTCGAAGCGAATGATTGGGTAGAGGCCGGAAATGTCGTTGGAACCCTTAAGTCCACAGGCGGAGAACAACCCGCCACGCTATATTTCGCTGTAAAAGAGGGCGAAGAGTATGTAGATCCTGCGGAAGTGGTTGCCCTTGATTAG
- the rplU gene encoding 50S ribosomal protein L21 has protein sequence MYAIIETGGKQYKVQEGDVLFIEKLTANDGESVTFDRVLAVSNDQGLTAGTPLVSGATVTAKVEKHGKGQKVVVYKYKPKKNYHVKQGHRQPYTKVTIEKIQA, from the coding sequence ATGTACGCAATTATTGAAACAGGCGGCAAACAGTACAAAGTCCAAGAGGGCGATGTTCTGTTCATCGAGAAATTGACTGCGAACGATGGCGAAAGCGTAACGTTCGACCGTGTCCTGGCTGTATCTAACGATCAAGGTTTGACAGCAGGTACACCATTGGTTTCCGGAGCTACTGTAACGGCTAAAGTGGAGAAACATGGCAAAGGTCAAAAGGTTGTTGTATACAAATACAAACCGAAAAAGAACTACCATGTGAAGCAAGGTCACCGTCAACCGTACACTAAAGTAACTATCGAGAAAATCCAAGCGTAA
- the minD gene encoding septum site-determining protein MinD produces MGEAIVITSGKGGVGKTTTSANIGTALALLGKKVCLVDTDIGLRNLDVVMGLENRIIYDLCDVADGRCRLNQALVKDKRFEELYMLPAAQTRDKNSVSPEQVKDIILELKKDFEYVIIDCPAGIEQGFKNAVAGADQAIVVTTPENAAVRDADRVIGLLESSHIQSPKLVVNRIRNNMVKSGDMLDIDGILQVLNIDLIGIVPDDELVIKAANSGEPTVMNPDSLAAIAYRNIARRILGDTVPLMQLEQKKGAFSRFKKFFGMG; encoded by the coding sequence ATGGGAGAAGCGATCGTGATCACTTCGGGTAAGGGCGGCGTTGGTAAAACAACCACCTCAGCAAACATCGGAACAGCGCTGGCGCTGCTCGGAAAAAAAGTTTGCCTGGTAGATACCGATATCGGCCTTCGCAATCTGGATGTTGTGATGGGACTCGAGAACCGGATCATTTACGATCTGTGTGACGTGGCAGACGGGCGCTGCCGTCTGAATCAGGCGTTGGTGAAAGACAAACGCTTCGAAGAACTGTATATGCTGCCTGCAGCACAAACAAGAGACAAAAACTCTGTGTCACCGGAACAGGTTAAGGACATTATTCTTGAATTGAAGAAAGATTTTGAATATGTCATTATCGATTGCCCTGCCGGGATTGAACAGGGATTCAAAAATGCGGTCGCTGGAGCAGATCAGGCCATCGTGGTGACTACACCTGAGAATGCCGCTGTACGTGATGCGGATCGGGTCATCGGTCTACTCGAAAGCTCGCATATCCAATCACCGAAGCTGGTTGTAAACCGTATTCGGAACAACATGGTCAAATCGGGCGACATGCTTGATATTGATGGGATTTTACAAGTCCTCAACATTGATCTGATTGGCATTGTGCCAGATGATGAACTTGTCATCAAAGCGGCTAACTCTGGAGAGCCTACGGTTATGAATCCGGATTCTCTTGCAGCGATTGCATATCGGAACATTGCCCGTCGCATTCTGGGAGATACCGTTCCGCTAATGCAGTTAGAGCAGAAAAAGGGCGCGTTTTCACGCTTTAAAAAGTTTTTTGGTATGGGTTAA